One window of the Macaca thibetana thibetana isolate TM-01 chromosome 13, ASM2454274v1, whole genome shotgun sequence genome contains the following:
- the FAM98A gene encoding protein FAM98A has translation MECDLMETDILESLEDLGYKGPLLEDGALSQAVSAGASSPEFTKLCAWLVSELRVLCKLEENVQATNSPSEAEEFQLEVSGLLGEMNCPYLSLTSGDVTKRLLIQKNCLLLLTYLISELEAARMLCVNAPPKKAQEGGGSEVFQELKGICIALGMSKPPANITMFQFFSGIEKKLKETLAKVPPNHVGKPLLRKPMGPAHWEKIEAINQAIANEYEVRRKLLIKRLDVTVQSFGWSDRAKSQTEKLAKVYQPKRSVLSPKSTISVAHLLAARQDLSKILRTSSGSIREKTACAINKVLMGRVPDRGGRPNEIEPPPPEMPPWQKRQDGPQQQTGGRGGGRGGYEHSSYGGRGGHEQGGGRGGRGGYDHGGRGGGRGNKHQGGWTDGGSGGGGGYQDGGYRDSGFQPGGYHGGHSGGYQGGGYGGFQTSSYTGSGYQGGGYQQDNRYQDGGHHGDRGGGRGGRGGRGGRGGRAGQGGGWGGRGSQNYHQGGQFEQHFQHGGYQYNHSGFGQGRHYTS, from the exons ATGGAGTGTGACCTCATGGAGACTGACATCTTGGAGTCGTTGGAAGATCTAGG TTACAAGGGCCCATTGTTGGAAGATGGAGCGCTCTCTCAGGCAGTCTCTGCTGGAGCCAGTTCCCCCGAGTTTACCAAACTCTGTGCTTGGCTGGTGTCTGAATTAAGAGTGCTCTGTAAACTGGAGGAAAATGTGCAAGCAACTAACA gTCCGAGTGAAGCTGAAGAATTCCAGCTTGAGGTGAGTGGGCTACTAGGGGAGATGAACTGCCCATATCTTTCACTGACATCTGGGGATGTGACCAAGCGCCTTCTCATTCAGAAGAACTGCCTCCTCTTGCTCA CATACCTCATCTCAGAACTAGAAGCTGCCAGAATGCTCTGTGTGAATGCTCCTCCAAAAAAAGCTCAAGAAGGAGGCGGTAGTGAGGTCTTTCAAGAGTTGAAAGGCATATGTATTGCTCTAGGAATGTCCAAACCTCCAGCCAATATAACTATGTTCCAATTCTTCAGCGGGattgaaaaaaaa TTAAAGGAAACATTAGCAAAAGTTCCACCTAAtcatgtgggaaagcctttactGAGGAAGCCAATGGGACCAGCCCACTGG GAAAAGATAGAAGCAATTAACCAAGCCATAGCCAATGAATATGAAGTCCGGAGAAAGCTGCTAATAAAACGTTTGGATGTCACTGTACAGTCCTTTGGCTGGTCTGACAGAGCTAAG AGCcagacagaaaaattagccaaggttTACCAGCCGAAACGTTCAGTCTTATCCCCTAAAAGTACTATTTCTGTTGCCCATCTTTTGGCTGCAAGGCAGGACTTGTCAAAGATTTTAAGGACAAGCAGCGGCTCTATAAGAGAAAAAACTGCCTGTGCCATCAATAAG GTGTTGATGGGCAGGGTGCCTGACAGAGGTGGTAGACCCAATGAAATCGAACCTCCACCCCCAGAGATGCCACCATGGCAGAAGAGGCAAGATGGCCCCCAGCAGCAAacaggaggccgaggaggagggagaggtggcTATGAACATTCCTCATACGGAGGACGAGGAGGTCATGAACAAGGAGGCGGGAGAGGTGGACGTGGTGGCTATGACCATGGTGGccgagggggaggaagaggaaataagCATCAAGGAGGCTGGACAGAtggagggagtggaggaggaggtggctaCCAAGATGGTGGTTATCGAGATTCAGGTTTCCAGCCAGGTGGCTATCATGGTGGCCACAGTGGTGGTTATcaaggcggaggttatggtggcTTCCAAACATCTTCATATACAGGAAGTGGATACCAGGGTGGTGGCTACCAGCAGGACAATAGATACCAAGATGGTGGGCACCACGGTGATCGTGGTGGTGGTCGTGGAGGGCGAGGGGGTCGTGGAGGGCGAGGGGGTCGTGCAggccagggaggaggctggggaggaagagggagccAGAATTATCACCAAGGGGGTCAATTTGAACAGCATTTCCAGCATGGAGGTTATCAGTATAATCATTCTGGATTTGGGCAGGGAAGACATTATACTAGTTGA